ACCGCACGCGATATCCCCGGATATATTTCGGACGGGTACCCGGCGTAGTCGAGCAGTCTGTCGATAAGTTCGCTGATCCTCCCTGAAAAAATACCCGTGACCGTAATGGCGCAGAAGAGGAGAAGTACTCCCATGAAGAGAAATGTTCCACACACAATGAGAACCAGAAACACGATGATGCCCGAAATCGTCACGGCGGCACCGGTGGCGGGCATTGCCAGAACCAGGACAATAATACCCGCCGCGATCGAGCCGATACTTTCAAACCTGAATCCGCTTGCCAAAATAAATCCCCCCGAATGAAAGGGTTTGAGCAGGATTCTGTCCAGGTCCCCCTTTCGTACTACCTGCAGTATGAAGATACGAACCCCGCCGAACAAGGTCTCCCTGAATCCCGTCCATAACACATAGGCCCCCTGGAAGACGATCATCTCGGAAACACTCCAGCCGGGGTATCCATTGGTCAGCCGGAAGATGAGGAATTGGGTAATCGGACTGATTATGGAAAAGGCCAATGATGTGATCAGACTGACCGTGAAATCAGCCCGGAACTGCATGGCGCGGGCGATCTCGTTTTTGATATTGTGGTAATACAACAGCAGAAGACTCGTTTGTTTTTTCACCATTATCCTCCGACCGCGCAATACTTGCGGTATGCCCCGAACCACAACACCCGGGTAAGGATGTGGAGTCCGATGATCCATGCGGCCTGAACCCCGATAATGGTGAGATAGCCTTCGGGGGATTGTGTGGGAGTCGTATTGAGCATGACGCGGAGGGGCTGGTAAAAGATATACTGGAAGGGCAGATACCTGTTGATCGCGTTAAAGGCGGGGGGATAGAAATCGAGCGGGAGCCACCCGCCGCCCATCGTTGCAACGAGAATATACCGTATCGATGCGATGGCTTTCGTGGTCTTCATGACAAAACTCAGAAGCCCGATGAGAAAATTGATATGAAAAAAGATGAGGAACGCCCCGATGAGGACCGGTATGAATTTCAGGACTGACCAGATTGTCATGAACGAGGGGAAATAGATGAGCGGGAGGATTATCATGTCGGGCAAAAACTCGAGAAGAAAGGCCTGTGTCCGGTGCCCGATGGCCATGCCCAGTTCGAGTTTGAAAATGGAAAGGGGACGGAGGAGGTCCTGGGTCAAATCTCCGTGCAGGACTTTGAACGCGATGTGTGAGTCCGTGCTGTTCCAGATGGCCGACCAGATAAAGAGTATTCCCGCAAGATACCATACCATCTGAGCGAGTTCAAATCCCGCAAGCATCGCCGTGCCGGCATGGCGGTAAAGACTGGAAAAAACCAGAATTCCCAGTATCATGAAAACGGGGTGTATGATCACGGACATGAGAAATGTGAACCGGTACCGGGCGGTTATTTTTAGCGCGATCTTGATAATGGTAAAAAATACCTTCATGTCATTTCCCCGGCTTATCTTCCAGATACCGGTTGAGTTCTTCCGTTCCTTCGAGGACAAAGCGTCCGCCTGAAATGATCGCTTTTTCTTCTCCGTCTTTCATGACTGCACGAATGCTTCCGATTTCCTCATACGGCAGCGATATATCGATATGTTTGTTGGCATATGCGTTCTCCGGGTCGGTTTTTCGCAATATCGATTTTTCGTTGTCCCGCGCCGTCATCTCCTTGTTGTTGAAGGCGTTATAGAGTTTGTGATCCTCCCTGCGGGAAAAACAGGTGTCACCTAAAGCGAAATGGGGTCCCGTTTTTTCGATTATCAAAATGGGAAGCCTGTCTGTGATATTGTATTTTTTCGAAACCGCGAAAGCCAGTGTGTTGGTCCCGATGGCGAACTCGCCCATGGGAAGGGTGCCGTGCGGGAAAAGAAGGTTATCCTTTATATAGGAATCGTTTTCTTTTTCATTCTCGAAATTGGTACATGAATACTCAACGACAAACCCGTCTTTGAAAACGAGTCTGAGGTTGTCGTAACGCAATCCCCTGAGGTATATCTCTTTTACATGCAGAACGCCGTTTGTTCCCTGCAATCGGGGTGAGGTGAAGACTTCGCCCACGGGTATATTGACGTTTGCCCCGGAATTGACGAACTTCGTCTGGGTATCCGGATCGTCGAGGGGTTGCATCGTGACCGTGAGATCGGTGAGATTTTCTTCCTTGCCTTCGATTCGTATCGAATCGGCCTTGTCCAGAACATCGATCATCTTCTGCTGGATGTTCTCGTAATGATCCGTATCCAGGGTATTGATCTGCACGGTTTCATCGAATATTTCACCGTACGCATCGCCTATTTCCGGCGAGGGAAATGCGACGATACAGAAACTCGTTTTTGTCCGGGGTATATATTCGTTGTACAGACGGTTCATACGGTTTTGGTATTGCCGGTAGCGTTTTTGCCGGACTTCGCCGAACGTTATCGTTTCCTCTTTATTGACCGGACAAAAGGGTGCCTCGCCGAATGTATTTATATATATCCCGCCCGAATATTTTTCAAGCAACATCCTGTTATTCCCGAGGGCTTCGTCATAGGCGCGGACCGTTTCTTCAATATATTCCTCATCCAAATAGAGGGCGCTATCGAAACGGTGATCGTAGAGATACTGGCGGTTCGTTGGGGTCGACGACGGGTCCGAGATACAGGCAAGGAACCCGTGTTTCGCGAGTTCGCCGGTCACCGCTTCGATCAACCGT
The Spirochaetales bacterium DNA segment above includes these coding regions:
- a CDS encoding aminopeptidase encodes the protein MFDFNEFYAKENDKAGERYTATVDAVRTIAAETEDPVRIDGIRELLRFYNAGSRLILECANAEKKTDESYFSGNSYSELKKENGSFYRELEESNYETSYANPSYSVKVLGDGIGRLYSFFYTALRRYIGYAKKHQRYKMEEANRIFLESYRFITKEKPAYEPLKEIITGIVKKKDAVRDFHYSLQKRFNPDFGYFRDLIRSAGAGDPRYLFRYHSHISDCESETAGFLSGYTAGKIQRCANVIVESYVRGFERNNKSFDGRPHVALFYNIGMERLIEAVTGELAKHGFLACISDPSSTPTNRQYLYDHRFDSALYLDEEYIEETVRAYDEALGNNRMLLEKYSGGIYINTFGEAPFCPVNKEETITFGEVRQKRYRQYQNRMNRLYNEYIPRTKTSFCIVAFPSPEIGDAYGEIFDETVQINTLDTDHYENIQQKMIDVLDKADSIRIEGKEENLTDLTVTMQPLDDPDTQTKFVNSGANVNIPVGEVFTSPRLQGTNGVLHVKEIYLRGLRYDNLRLVFKDGFVVEYSCTNFENEKENDSYIKDNLLFPHGTLPMGEFAIGTNTLAFAVSKKYNITDRLPILIIEKTGPHFALGDTCFSRREDHKLYNAFNNKEMTARDNEKSILRKTDPENAYANKHIDISLPYEEIGSIRAVMKDGEEKAIISGGRFVLEGTEELNRYLEDKPGK
- a CDS encoding ABC-2 family transporter protein, which encodes MKVFFTIIKIALKITARYRFTFLMSVIIHPVFMILGILVFSSLYRHAGTAMLAGFELAQMVWYLAGILFIWSAIWNSTDSHIAFKVLHGDLTQDLLRPLSIFKLELGMAIGHRTQAFLLEFLPDMIILPLIYFPSFMTIWSVLKFIPVLIGAFLIFFHINFLIGLLSFVMKTTKAIASIRYILVATMGGGWLPLDFYPPAFNAINRYLPFQYIFYQPLRVMLNTTPTQSPEGYLTIIGVQAAWIIGLHILTRVLWFGAYRKYCAVGG
- a CDS encoding ABC-2 family transporter protein, with translation MVKKQTSLLLLYYHNIKNEIARAMQFRADFTVSLITSLAFSIISPITQFLIFRLTNGYPGWSVSEMIVFQGAYVLWTGFRETLFGGVRIFILQVVRKGDLDRILLKPFHSGGFILASGFRFESIGSIAAGIIVLVLAMPATGAAVTISGIIVFLVLIVCGTFLFMGVLLLFCAITVTGIFSGRISELIDRLLDYAGYPSEIYPGISRAV